Proteins encoded by one window of Aspergillus puulaauensis MK2 DNA, chromosome 4, nearly complete sequence:
- a CDS encoding membrane morphogenesis protein VPS13 (BUSCO:EOG09260075;~COG:U;~EggNog:ENOG410PH81;~InterPro:IPR031646,IPR031645,IPR031642,IPR017148, IPR026854,IPR026847,IPR009543;~PFAM:PF06650,PF16909,PF16908,PF16910,PF12624), with the protein MLEGLVANLLNRFLGIYVKNFDATQLNIGIWSGDVKLRNLELRREALDQLRLPLNVVEGHVGELTLSIPWSNLRGKPVKVDIEDVFLLAAPKEDVDYDPEEEERRANAIKMDKIDSAEILRERNSEGMSQEEQRRNQSFTQSLVTAVIDNLQISIKNVHIRYEDSLASPGHPFAVGFTLKELSAVSTDSDWKPTFIQSTSGTTHKLAILGALSVYWNTDAELLGTGRGSDVGAEAQGIPHAELLERLRSGIDNEDGNQFILRPVSGRAGLEMDKTGNHERPAVNARLLFDEIGFVLDDEQYRDGLMLVDLFHCFIRQQEYKKLQPKSRPKEDPRAWFRYAGEAVLSKIHDRNRRWTWDYVKERRDDRIAYIDIFKKKKREETLPPEDMEEFNRLERKLSYEDIRFWRSLARNQLRKENVGVKPARQQTWSEWIWGSKKEDDAEVAMTEEQRQELYSAIDWDEKKTITESVDVPREWVKLQVNAGLKAGSLTLVRSPHGDGNEVMKFVFDNFRAKAMQRPDSFFMDLDLGGLRVYDGTTEGSLYPQIVKVKDSLPEPKNRLSRISSSGEFDKEEETEDIEDEDSLFHLQLEKNPLESDADSVVKVKLKSIEVIYNPKFIVEIARFFKPPDRHMESIGAILDSAGATVAGIRQQTRAGLEFALQEHKKVDAQFDIHAPLIIVPESITHESSLCLILDAGHASVNSELVDRQTMRDIQAKQKRQYDTGDYKELEHLLYDRFLIKLDSTQVVIGPGIEATKSQLGPNVESKNLHIIDRINVDFVLEMCIVPKLTELTRTRISGHLPELHASMSDTKYKGLMKLIDIAIPRFDDEAQQTKPTHDTQETVTSTSNRARSSSFNPIGLRELPVVDDESDAEDNDEMSKSVDKMPDIHRRDFEFKFTVGRLRGSLFRSDSTDPLREQLLAELVAEGFALDFYMRPFDMVAEVILKSLSVDDYIEENPVPEFKKIISSTGFDADDNKDLFYLKFVKVKPESPEFHSTYEGVAMNLDISVSTINLVVTRKTLLTLLDFILLTFTNPQQPDSQETQAQQAIEDTNAVGQESQQAGKIRIKADMKSIALILNNDGVRLATLSLNTADVGIFLVGRSMLIQSRIGSLTLIDDVNTGARESSDLRRLLTIEGDNFADFKYETFDPEGANYPGYDSEVFLRSGSIKINFLEEPYRKIINFLVKFGKMQAIFNAARRAAANQANQLQENASRMRFDVVVMTPILVFPGAMGEDRPYDTVTAHLGEIYAKNTFVPLEEGADSPAVNLISSGIRNIRLTSKFHYAGGAVEELEMIQKVNLDFSICYLEHQPDNPRPDMEIEGTISPINLRVSQKQLKFLLDISKTAPNAFVTDSEQQELEAMEALPSLAETGREAQSNAVQSTGQHDVTPADSNGKQDTWVRLDMIFKADSVGLELILGKDDAPIGSLDDSSLSKFSLNDTRVKLRMLTDGSLESELLIHSFSIRDSRKQETNKFRKIMSLINNDVRQQFMASVSISPGPDKHLIAMLTIDSPRIILALDYLSALQSFANSVFAAKESEEEEVEESPEEDEPRSSMAESTNASLLSPSPEEESAPAAPGQMTVSFRVSLVDAQIITIANPAIPHTEAIVLGAKEVLFSQQNVSTLHVDKVGMFLCRMDKFETSRLRILDDFTLELSMDSRPQDRGASLTSIDIHVEPLVLRLSLRDILMAIQIVNKASEMRTERDLPAETGEVKAISDNRGTSSSKSRRKSSVGNQTSSAPAKKSHRQPSGAVDTIDRKPVHQRSVILKREELKAQIDGVRVILIGDLHDLPLLDWSVKKFNVDARDWSSTLSADTSFDTFLNVYNFSKSAWEPLIEPWQLGFHMAKEVHPEVFSVDVYSHKTMELTVTSATIDLASTSFKFFSTDEDVLSKPRGADAPYRIRNHTGFDLHVWADVAEGEDGPAAKLADGEEYPWRFEDSTSIRETLAPEGQAGLVGVKLEGSGFDSVTRIPVVREGEMLYNLKPKKDAVLHRLLVEVKLGPDNVKYITIRSPLLVENNTQIPVELGVFNPQDGHLLKIEKVLPGDARPAPVGAAFMHSIVVRPDQGFGYDWSHDQLYWKDLMRRPTRTIKCLSESGQQAPPFYFQTNATFNARDPLTKVYPYMRIRIFAPVEIQNLLPYDFKYRIYDKNTRKDWTNFLRKGGVSPVHVVELAHLLLLSVDLEDTVFKQSDFSIINGNAQDFRREHTLSLKDSRGLQLKLKLHFFNVPDSGGAFRVSVYSPYLILNRTGLTMEVQSKAFLQSARSAAGQGLMAEADSTQRGRALPYMYSYPTEDQKNRSMLRIGESSWSKPQSFEAIGSTFEVILPDRDGRSEYHSGVSVSEGEGKYKLTKIVTIAPRFVLKNKLEEEILVREPGSSNVTNIKGGNLVPLHFLRQAGDKQLCLCFPGVNNQWSSPFNIADIGTVHVKLARQNQRQRLIKIDVIMENATLFVHLSLENRNWPFSMRNESDVDFMFYQANPNLEDDEEDRSNTWRPIRYRLPPRSIMPYAWDYPATKNKSLVLACKGKERRIRLAEIGNLIPMRIPPTQPGEHQRVIDINIVADGPTQTLVLSNFKASKSMYRQQKSQTSQSSTSTGFEVKEFDSDVNFKAQLHLGGIGVSLINQKMKELLYMTFRDIEVKFKESKAYQTLNTTIKWIQIDNQLYGGIFPMLLYPSVVPKTGKEMEAHPIFHTMITRVKDDSYGVLYIKYATLLLQQMTLELDEDFIFAMLDFTKASGAAWSEKHDDKLCEEELNIPEPQNEGAAQDVYFEFLHLQPMQLDISLMRTERVNVEDTLQPSNPLMFAVDVMTMSMGNVNDAPIKLNALMIENARVSFPVLASNIQRHYTQEFIRQIHVVLGSADFLGNPVGLFNNVSSGVAAIFYEPYQGFVMTDRPQDLGYGIAKGFGSFAKNTVFGFSDSISKLTGSMSKGLAAATLDKEFQDQRRMSKTRNRPKHALYGITAGGRAFGNSIVSGIEGIARHPLHGAEKEGLQGFFKGVGKGFLGLATKPAIGAFDLASNLAEGVRNTTTVFDQEGLDRVRLTRFVGMDGIVRPYSQREALGQLWLKTADDGKYFNEDYIAHLELPGRDMLIMLTYDRIMLVRSKKLETSWDIRLTDIQTISKERTGMSIMLKGGANGPFIPVQDESARNWLYRQIAIAVNAFNEKYNNRV; encoded by the coding sequence ATGTTGGAAGGCTTGGTCGCTAACCTGCTCAACCGGTTCCTGGGTATATACGTCAAAAATTTCGACGCGACGCAGCTTAATATTGGTATTTGGTCCGGAGATGTGAAACTTCGCAACCTCGAGCTACGGCGGGAGGCGCTCGATCAACTGCGCCTCCCTCTCAATGTTGTCGAAGGCCATGTTGGTGAACTTACACTGTCGATACCCTGGTCGAACCTGCGAGGAAAGCCTGTCAAGGTCGATATCGAAGATGTATTCTTGCTTGCTGCGCCgaaggaggatgtggattacgacccagaggaagaggaaaggcGCGCCAATGCAATCAAGATGGACAAGATTGATAGCGCAGAGATTCTCAGAGAGCGCAACTCAGAAGGGATGAGCCAGGAGGAACAACGTCGTAACCAGAGTTTTACACAGAGTCTCGTCACCGCCGTGATTGACAACCTCCAAATATCCATCAAAAATGTGCACATCCGTTACGAGGACTCGCTGGCTTCCCCAGGACACCCCTTCGCTGTCGGGTTTACTCTGAAGGAGTTGAGTGCTGTGAGTACTGACTCGGATTGGAAACCCACATTCATACAGTCAACCTCCGGCACAACACACAAGTTGGCCATTCTAGGCGCTCTCTCCGTATACTGGAACACGGACGCGGAACTTCTGGGAACAGGTCGGGGTTCCGACGTGGGTGCAGAAGCGCAGGGTATTCCTCATGCAGAGCTACTGGAAAGGCTGAGATCCGGTATCGACAACGAAGATGGCAATCAGTTTATTCTACGCCCCGTCAGTGGACGTGCCGGTTTGGAGATGGACAAGACTGGAAATCATGAACGACCAGCGGTCAATGCACGACTCCTCTTTGATGAGATCGGGTTCGTTTTGGATGACGAGCAGTATCGAGATGGTTTGATGCTTGTTGACCTCTTCCATTGTTTCATCCGCCAACAAGAGTATAAGAAACTTCAGCCGAAATCTCGACCGAAGGAAGACCCGAGGGCCTGGTTCAGGTATGCTGGAGAGGCAGTACTAAGCAAGATCCACGACCGAAACAGGCGATGGACTTGGGACTACGTGAAAGAGCGCCGAGACGACCGGATTGCGTATATTGATATtttcaaaaagaaaaagcgcGAAGAAACATTGCCACCggaggatatggaagagTTCAACCGACTGGAAAGGAAGCTGAGTTACGAGGATATCCGATTCTGGCGTTCACTTGCGAGAAATCAACTACGAAAAGAGAATGTAGGCGTGAAGCCAGCTCGACAGCAGACTTGGTCTGAGTGGATATGGGGCTCTAAGAAAGAGGATGACGCGGAGGTAGCCATGACCGAAGAACAACGGCAAGAGCTATACAGCGCCATCGACTGggatgaaaagaaaacaatcaCAGAAAGCGTCGACGTGCCCAGAGAATGGGTCAAGCTTCAAGTTAATGCTGGCCTTAAAGCTGGAAGTTTGACTTTAGTACGCAGTCCtcatggagatggaaatgAAGTCATGAAGTTTGTGTTTGACAACTTTCGTGCCAAAGCAATGCAACGCCCAGATTCTTTCTTTATGgaccttgaccttggggGTTTGAGAGTTTACGATGGGACAACCGAGGGCAGCTTATACCCGCAGATTGTCAAAGTCAAGGACTCCCTACCGGAACCAAAGAACCGCCTGTCGCGGATATCTAGCAGCGGAGAATTCgacaaagaggaagaaactgaagatatagaagatgaggatagcTTGTTCCATTTGCAACTTGAAAAGAACCCTCTCGAGAGCGACGCCGACTCGGTTGTTAAGGTTAAACTGAAGAGTATCGAGGTCATATACAACCCTAAATTTATCGTGGAAATTGCGAGGTTCTTCAAGCCACCTGACCGACACATGGAATCCATAGGTGCTATCCTTGATTCTGCCGGTGCCACTGTGGCAGGAATCCGGCAGCAAACCCGAGCAGGCTTGGAGTTTGCATTGCAGGAGCATAAGAAGGTTGATGCGCAGTTCGATATCCATGCGCCTTTAATTATTGTACCGGAAAGCATCACTCACGAAAGCTCGCTGTGCTTGATTCTCGACGCTGGTCACGCTAGTGTCAACAGTGAACTTGTCGACAGGCAGACTATGAGAGATATTCAGGCAAAGCAAAAGCGACAATATGACACGGGCGATTATAAAGAGCTGGAGCATCTGCTTTATGATAGGTTCCTGATAAAGCTAGACTCTACCCAGGTCGTCATAGGTCCTGGCATCGAAGCCACAAAGTCTCAGCTTGGTCCCAATGTTGAGTCGAAGAATTTACATATCATCGACCGCATCAATGTCGATTTTGTCTTGGAAATGTGCATTGTTCCAAAGCTCACCGAGCTTACTCGAACGCGCATATCAGGCCATCTCCCTGAGCTCCACGCATCAATGTCGGACACGAAATACAAAGGCTTAATGAAGCTGATTGATATCGCCATTCCGCGATTCGACGATGAGGCGCAACAGACAAAACCTACTCATGATACACAAGAAACGGTAACGAGTACCAGCAATCGTGCTAGgtcatcttccttcaatcCTATTGGCCTGAGAGAACTTCCTGTTGTTGACGACGAATCGGACGCCGAAGACAACGATGAAATGAGTAAAAGTGTGGACAAGATGCCTGACATTCATCGCCGAGATTTCGAGTTCAAATTCACCGTCGGTCGCCTCCGTGGTTCCTTGTTTCGATCTGATTCAACCGATCCCCTACGCGAACAGCTGTTGGCCGAACTCGTTGCTGAGGGATTTGCGCTAGACTTCTACATGCGGCCCTTCGACATGGTGGCTGAAGTGATTTTGAAGTCTCTCAGTGTAGACGACTACATAGAGGAAAACCCGGTCCCAGAATTCAAGAAAATCATCTCCTCGACGGGCTTCGATGCAGATGACAACAAGGACCTTTTCTATCTCAAGTTTGTTAAAGTGAAGCCCGAGTCTCCCGAATTTCACTCGACGTATGAGGGCGTGGCAATGAATCTCGATATCTCTGTTTCCACCATCAACCTTGTCGTTACTAGAAAAACGCTCTTGACACTGCTTGACTTTATCCTTCTGACATTTACGAATCCACAACAACCCGACAGTCAAGAAACCCAGGCACAACAGGCCATTGAGGATACCAACGCTGTCGGACAGGAATCACAGCAAGCAGGAAAGATCCGCATCAAGGCGGACATGAAGAGTATAGCATTAATCTTAAACAACGACGGGGTTAGGCTTGCCACACTTAGTCTTAATACAGCCGATGTGGGGATTTTCCTTGTTGGCCGGTCCATGCTCATACAGTCTCGTATTGGGAGCTTGACTTTGATAGATGATGTCAATACTGGTGCGCGAGAAAGCTCAGATCTACGGAGGCTCCTGACTATTGAGGGCGACAATTTTGCCGACTTCAAATATGAGACTTTCGATCCCGAGGGCGCGAACTACCCAGGGTATGACTCGGAAGTCTTCCTAAGATCTGGCTCGATTAAGATCAATTTCCTTGAAGAGCCATACCGGAAGATCATCAACTTCTTAGTCAAATTTGGCAAGATGCAGGCTATTTTCAACGCTGCCCGACGAGCCGCCGCTAACCAAGCGAATCAGCTTCAGGAGAATGCATCTAGGATGCGCTTCGATGTTGTGGTTATGACGCCTATTCTGGTATTCCCTGGTGCTATGGGCGAGGACCGTCCTTATGATACCGTGACGGCTCATCTTGGTGAGATATACGCCAAAAACACTTTCGTACCTCTTGAAGAGGGTGCAGACAGCCCCGCTGTGAATCTGATATCCTCAGGAATTCGCAACATTCGCCTGACATCCAAGTTCCATTATGCGGGTGGCGCAGTGGAAGAGCTTGAGATGATCCAAAAGGTCAACCTTGACTTTAGCATATGCTATCTTGAGCATCAGCCAGACAACCCACGTCCTGACATGGAAATTGAAGGAACAATATCACCCATTAACCTTAGAGTCTCTCAGAAACAACTTAAATtccttcttgatatctccaaGACAGCACCGAATGCTTTTGTGACCGATTCTGAGCAgcaggagttggaggcaATGGAAGCACTTCCGTCTCTCGCCGAGACTGGAAGAGAGGCACAATCTAATGCCGTCCAAAGCACAGGCCAGCATGATGTAACACCTGCGGATTCCAATGGTAAACAGGATACGTGGGTGCGACTTGACATGATCTTCAAGGCTGATAGCGTTGGTCTCGAACTTATCCTTGGAAAAGATGACGCGCCTATTGGCAGCCTCGATGATTCCAGTCTATCCAAGTTCTCGCTCAATGACACGCGAGTCAAATTACGGATGCTAACAGACGGCTCATTGGAGTCGGAGCTTTTGATCCACTCGTTTTCTATCCGTGATAGCCGGAAACAGGAAACTAACAAGTTCAGAAAGATCATGTCGCTGATCAACAATGACGTGAGGCAGCAATTCATGGCCAGCGTCTCTATATCACCAGGCCCGGACAAGCATCTTATCGCCATGTTAACTATCGACAGCCCGCGGATTATATTGGCGCTGGACTATTTGTCAGCCCTTCAATCTTTTGCAAACTCGGTCTTTGCAGCAAAAGagtcggaggaggaagaagtcgaagaatcccccgaagaagacgagcccAGATCTAGCATGGCAGAGAGTACGAACGCATCCTTACTTTCTCCGTCGCCTGAAGAGGAGTCGGCCCCAGCTGCACCCGGCCAGATGACTGTATCATTCAGAGTGAGTCTAGTCGACGCTCAAATTATTACTATCGCCAATCCAGCTATCCCTCATACTGAGGCGATAGTCCTTGGTGCGAAGGAGGTCCTTTTCTCGCAACAGAATGTTTCAACCCTGCATGTAGACAAAGTGGGCATGTTCCTTTGCCGCATGGACAAGTTTGAGACGAGCAGGCTTCGGATTCTGGACGATTTTACCCTTGAATTGTCGATGGACAGCCGTCCACAGGACAGAGGCGCGTCGTTAACTTCCATTGATATCCACGTTGAACCTCTTGTCCTACGCCTTTCGCTTCGCGATATCCTGATGGCGATACAGATCGTCAACAAGGCCTCTGAAATGCGGACTGAAAGAGATCTTCCTGCTGAAACAGGCGAAGTCAAGGCAATATCAGATAATAGGGGCACATCGAGCTCGAAGTCGAGAAGGAAGTCATCGGTCGGTAATCAAACGTCGTCAGCACCCGCAAAGAAATCTCACAGGCAGCCCAGCGGTGCCGTGGATACCATTGACCGCAAACCCGTACATCAGCGCTCCGTGATCCTAAAACGAGAGGAGCTTAAGGCTCAGATTGACGGTGTCAGGGTTATCCTCATCGGTGATCTTCACGATCTACCTCTGCTGGATTGGAGTGTCAAGAAGTTCAACGTCGATGCTCGCGACTGGTCGTCTACTCTCTCAGCGGATACTAGTTTTGACACATTCCTCAATGTGTACAACTTCTCCAAGTCGGCCTGGGAGCCCCTCATCGAGCCCTGGCAGCTGGGTTTCCACATGGCGAAGGAAGTCCATCCAGAGGTCTTCTCTGTTGATGTTTATTCCCACAAGACAATGGAGCTTACAGTTACGTCTGCTACAATAGACCTGGCCTCCACCTCGTTCAAGTTTTTCTCTACCGATGAAGACGTACTCTCTAAACCAAGAGGGGCGGATGCACCTTATCGAATCCGCAACCATACTGGTTTCGACCTCCATGTCTGGGCCGATGTTGCCGAAGGAGAAGACGGACCGGCTGCTAAGCTGGCTGACGGCGAGGAATATCCCTGGCGGTTCGAAGACTCGACCTCTATTCGTGAGACACTTGCGCCAGAAGGTCAAGCCGGCCTTGTCGGTGTCAAACTGGAAGGCAGTGGTTTTGATAGCGTAACTCGTATTCCCGTTGTCCGGGAAGGGGAGATGTTGTACAATCTGAAGCCTAAAAAGGACGCCGTACTCCATCGGCTCCTAGTCGAGGTAAAATTGGGCCCAGACAACGTGAAGTACATCACAATCCGCTCGCCACTTCTTGTTGAGAATAACACACAAATACCCGTGGAACTCGGTGTCTTCAACCCGCAGGATGGCCATCTCCTCAAGATTGAGAAGGTTCTTCCTGGGGACGCTCGACCCGCACCCGTGGGAGCCGCATTTATGCATTCCATAGTCGTACGACCTGATCAAGGCTTCGGGTACGATTGGTCGCATGATCAGTTGTATTGGAAAGACCTTATGCGTCGTCCAACTCGCACTATCAAATGCTTGAGTGAAAGCGGGCAGCAAGCTCCCCCATTTTACTTCCAGACCAACGCCACCTTCAATGCAAGAGACCCGCTTACGAAGGTTTATCCATACATGCGGATTCGGATTTTTGCGCCTGTAGAGATTCAAAACCTTCTACCTTACGACTTCAAGTACCGCATATATGACAAGAACACCAGAAAGGACTGGACGAATTTCCTGCGCAAGGGTGGTGTTAGCCCGGTCCATGTTGTTGAATTGGCCCACCTACTGCTGCTCAGCGTCGACCTCGAGGACACGGTATTCAAACAAAGTGACTTTTCTATTATCAACGGAAACGCACAAGATTTCAGGAGGGAACATACCCTGTCTTTGAAGGATTCGCGAGGCCTCCAGTTGAAATTGAAGTTGCATTTCTTCAATGTACCTGACAGTGGGGGTGCGTTCAGGGTGTCGGTGTACAGTCCGTATCTCATTTTGAACAGGACAGGACTTACAATGGAGGTCCAGAGCAAGGCCTTCCTGCAATCAGCCCGATCGGCAGCGGGGCAAGGTCTAATGGCTGAAGCTGACTCGACACAAAGAGGACGCGCTCTTCCGTATATGTACTCATATCCGACAGAGGATCAGAAAAACCGGTCGATGTTAAGAATAGGTGAATCTTCTTGGAGCAAGCCGCAGAGTTTCGAGGCGATTGGAAGCACCTTTGAAGTTATCCTTCCTGATAGGGATGGCAGATCGGAGTATCATTCGGGAGTGTCAGTCTCTGAAGGTGAAGGCAAATACAAGTTGACCAAGATTGTCACGATCGCGCCTCGTTTCGTGTTGAAAAACAAACTCGAGGAGGAAATTCTGGTCAGGGAACCGGGCTCTTCGAATGTCACAAATATTAAGGGGGGTAATCTGGTACCGCTTCATTTCCTACGCCAGGCTGGTGATAAACAGCTTTGCCTCTGTTTCCCTGGTGTGAACAACCAATGGTCCTCTCCGTTCAATATCGCAGATATTGGAACAGTGCATGTCAAGCTGGCTAGACAAAACCAGCGACAACGGCTGATTAAGATCGATGTTATCATGGAAAATGCCACCCTGTTTGTTCACCTCAGTCTAGAGAACCGGAACTGGCCTTTCTCTATGCGCAATGAGAGTGATGTGGATTTCATGTTTTATCAGGCAAATCCGAACTtagaagacgacgaggaagaccgCTCGAATACCTGGCGACCGATCCGCTACCGTCTACCCCCTCGCAGCATCATGCCATATGCCTGGGATTATCCTGCGACCAAGAACAAATCTCTTGTGTTGGCGTGCAAGGGCAAAGAGAGACGAATCAGGCTGGCCGAGATTGGGAACTTGATTCCCATGAGAATCCCTCCAACCCAGCCTGGAGAGCATCAAAGGGTCATTGACATCAACATTGTCGCCGATGGCCCTACACAGACTCTGGTTTTGTCGAACTTCAAGGCGTCGAAGAGTATGTACCGACAGCAAAAATCACAGACCTCGCAATCAAGCACCAGCACTGGGTTTGAAGTGAAGGAATTCGACTCGGATGTCAACTTCAAGGCACAGCTTCATCTTGGAGGCATTGGCGTCTCTTTGATTaaccagaagatgaaggagttGCTCTACATGACATTCCGCGATATTGAGGTCAAATTCAAGGAGTCCAAGGCGTACCAGACCCTGAACACCACCATAAAATGGATCCAGATCGACAATCAGCTTTATGGCGGAATTTTCCCGATGTTATTGTATCCCAGTGTTGTGCCGAAGACCGGcaaggaaatggaggccCATCCTATTTTCCATACTATGATAACCCGCGTTAAAGATGACTCGTATGGTGTACTTTACATAAAGTATGCCACATTGCTCCTCCAGCAGATGACGCTTGAACTCGACGAGGACTTTATCTTTGCTATGCTGGACTTCACCAAGGCATCTGGCGCGGCTTGGTCCGAAAAGCATGATGACAAGCTCTgcgaggaagagctgaaCATCCCGGAACCGCAGAATGAAGGTGCTGCACAAGATGTATACTTTGAATTCCTGCATCTGCAACCAATGCAACTCGATATCTCGTTGATGCGTACCGAACGCGTGAACGTGGAGGACACTTTGCAGCCGTCCAATCCGTTGATGTTTGCCGTCGATGTTATGACGATGTCAATGGGAAATGTTAACGATGCACCTATCAAGTTGAATGCTCTAATGATCGAGAATGCCCGTGTTTCTTTCCCAGTCCTTGCCAGCAACATTCAGAGACACTACACTCAGGAATTCATTCGCCAGATCCATGTTGTCCTCGGATCTGCGGACTTCCTGGGCAATCCGGTTGGTTTGTTTA
- a CDS encoding DUF3429 domain-containing protein (COG:S;~EggNog:ENOG410PNM5;~InterPro:IPR021836;~PFAM:PF11911;~TransMembrane:4 (i195-218o249-269i281-311o331-350i)), with translation MWAVPSRKLNRWTERCLNFPTAADFERLIAWGTGTRSAELALFVSPNRSLPHVCIISPRPFVVSKDRLLPTSQISALPSQSSSASSCQTTMLYRQTAARSVLRAISSSNASVARSSLVNNVFKAQLTSSARSPARPSVSSSLALAPRKPVTTALVRYASTSPNKSDEDVDVMAGIKGDAKVIKQTFSLEDVPKDALYLGIAGVVPYLVTSLETVYLAYEINHANTTGDGLIFSGQSAELALHMLESVQVGYGAVILSFLGAVHWGLEWAGYGGRTGYRRYAAGVIAPAVAWPTLLLPIEHALITQFLAFTFLYYNDARASVKGLAPHWYSMYRFVLTFIVGASIVATLVGREQISGIVSRDHNISEKINALLFLQKKEKEEAAAALKAASEEEESE, from the exons ATGTGGGCCGTGCCTTCCCGAAAGCTGAACCGCTGGACAGAGCGCTGCCTGAATTTTCCGACAGCAGCTGACTTTGAACGCCTTATAGCCTGGGGCACCGGGACAAGATCTGCGGAATTGGCGCTTTTCGTCTCCCCGAACCGGTCATTACCGCACGTCTGCATAATATCACCTCGTCCATTCGTGGTCTCGAAGGATAGATTGCTTCCAACGTCTCAAATCTCCGCTCTTCCGAGTCAATCCTCATCAGCTTCAAG CTGCCAGACGACAATGCTGTACCGACAAACCGCTGCTCGCTCTGTCCTCAGGGCCATCTCGAGCTCAAATGCCTCCGTGGCCCGCTCGTCGCTGGTGAACAATGTGTTCAAGGCTCAATTGACATCTTCCGCTCGTTCTCCCGCCCGCCCGAGTGTTTCGTCAAGCCTTGCTCTAGCTCCTCGCAAGCCTGTCACCACCGCTCTCGTCCGATACGCGTCTACTTCCCCTAACAAG agcgatgaggatgttgatgtcaTGGCTGGTATCAAGGGTGATGCT AAAGTTATTAAGCAGACTTTCAGCCTTGAGGATGTCCCCAAGGATGCCCTTTACCTCGGCATTGCTGGTGTCGTGCCATACCTCGTTACCTCTCTAGAGACCGTCTATCTTGCGTATGAGATTAACCACGCCAACACTACCGGTGATGGTCTTATCTTCTCCGGCCAGAGTGCCGAGCTTGCGCTTCACATGCTCGAGTCCGTTCAGGTTGGATACGGCGCGGTG atCCTCTCTTTCCTTGGAGCCGTCCACTGGGGTCTCGAGTGGGCTGGTTACGGTGGTCGCACCGGCTACAGACGCTATGCTGCTGGTGTCATTGCCCCCGCCGTTGCCTGGCCTACTCTGCTGCTCCCCATTGAGCACGCCCTGATCACCCAGTTCCTTGCCTTCACTTTCCTCTACTACAATGACGCCCGGGCTTCCGTCAAGGGCCTTGCTCCTCACTGGTACAGCATGTACCGCTTCGTCCTGACCTTCATCGTCGGTGCCAGCATCGTTGCCACCCTCGTCGGCCGTGAGCAGATCTCTGGTATCGTCTCCAGGGACCACAACATCTCCGAAAAGATCAAcgcccttctcttcctccagaagaaggagaaggaggaggccgCTGCTGCCCTCAAGGCTGcttccgaggaagaggagtcTGAGTAA